Part of the Prochlorococcus sp. MIT 0603 genome is shown below.
ACAAAAATACCAATATTAGGAATCATGCCTTGGTTAAATGAAATATTTCCCGCAGAAGACTCAATGGATTTGATAGAGATGAAGAGAACTAAATCAAATACTGAAATAGAAATAGGAGTAATAAGATTACCCTCTATTAGTAATTTTTCAGATCTTGAACCCCTAGAAGCAGAATCAACTGTACAAATAAAATGGATTGAAGTTGGAGAGGATATTGGTAATCCTGATGCATTAATAATCCCAGGCAGCAAACAAACAATCAAAGACTTGAAAAATATTTATTCAAAGGGCCTTCATAAGCAAATCAAATCTTTTGCAGAGTCTGGGGGGTATATTCTGGGAATTTGCGGAGGTCTTCAGATTCTAGGTAAAACTCTTGAAGACCCATTAGGTCTAGAAAGCACAATATGCTCTAAATATCAAGGTCTTGGATTGCTCCCAATAAATACAACTTTCAATTCAAATAAATTTTTATCTAAGAGAAAAGTTGTAACTAATTGGCCTGCAAAATCAAAAGTTAATGGGTTTGAATTACATCATGGTAAAAGTAATGCTATTGAAGAAAGCACCCAAAAAGCTCAGCCTATTTTTCGCGACTCAACATTAGGGTGGATAAGCGGCGAAAAAGACACATTAAATATTGCAGGAATATATTTGCATGGGATTTTTGACAATGGTGAATGGAGAAGGCTTTGGTTAAATGAAATTCGCAAAAGAAAAGGATTGAAAGAATTGCCGATCACATTTACTAATTACACTGAAAAAAGGAATCATGTAATAGATCTATTAACAGATGAATTCGAAAAGCATGTAAATCTTAACTCTATATTCAATAATGAAGTCTGAAGCTTTAGAGATTGTATGGCCAAATGGAGCAAGGTCTAAAGTCATTCCAGGATCAGACTGGCTTCTTGAGGCTAAAAAAGCAGGCGTAACAATACCCACTGGCTGCTTAACAGGTAGCTGCGGTGCATGTGAGATTGAAGTAAACGGGAAAATAATAAGGGCCTGTATCAACTCAATAGAAAAATCTGATTTTAATAAATTAAAAGTTGATTTTTACTATGATCCCTTTTGGTAAAACAACTTCATTAAAAATAAATAAAGATAGAAAGAATGTATAAATTATAAATGTATGAATAAGAAACAAGCTACGAAGAATACTAAGAAATTATATTTACCACATATCCTTGACTTTTTGTTCATTCTCTTCTTTACGCTTTTCAAGCAATTCCATGCGTCTATCCGACTCATCTTGTTTTGGATCAGCTAATAAATCTATAGAAGAAGGGCATTTCTGCTTGACAAGTTCAATTTGTTGATTGAATTCATTCTTAAAGAAGTCCTTCATTTCCTTCCAAGCCTCTCTTTCTTCCTCATTACCTACAGTTCCTTTAATTTGATCCTCCAAAATGGTTTTCACAAAGTCTTTAATCTCTTCATTTGACATCAGCTTCACCCTGCTTTCTACATATACATCCTTTAGAATATCGAGTTGGGATTTGCTTAGATCCTTGTAGCTAATTTCTTGGGTTTTCACAATTCAATATTAGTAGAGATGATGATTTTAATTTCTAGCAGAAAAATCCAGCCAATGAGAAATGCTTCAAAAAAATTATTCATTCTCGTTAAATCGAATTACAAATAAATAAGCTTAATTTTCTATCAGAAAAACTATCTCTGATAAGATAACTTTGCGATGTCATAAGTGCTATAGTTAGCATTATTTTTATATTGACAATGAAAATAGATGTTATTATACCAACTTTAAACTCTTCTAAGACTATAGAGAAATCATTAGAAAGTGTTATAAGGGCAAAATCACATTATGAGTCGATAGAAATCAAGGTTTTAGTAGCAGACGGTGGGTCAGTTGATAATACAAAAAGCATAATAAAAAATTACAAAAACAAGCTTGATATTGCTATAGTTTCAGAATCAGATACTAGTCCAGAAGAAGGAATATCCAAGGCTTTCATAAAATCAACGGGAGACTATACAATAGTAATTGGCTCAGACGATTATATTAGCGAAGACTATTTTCAAGATATGGAGTCTTTTGATGCAACTAAAAAGCAGATATTACTTCCTAAAAGATTTGTAATTCTAAAGAAAGATTTAAATAATAATTTAATTGTAAAAAAAATAAAGTCGCCCAGAAGAAAATTTCTCCATAGATATACTGTTCCATTACCAGGTTTTGGTTGGATTGGGAGAACTGCTTATTTGAAAGAGTTTATCAAGAGTAGAAATGATAAGCTTTTCACAAAAAATTATGAAATAGCATCTGACAGTGAATTGTTTGTCGACCTGATAAATGCAGGTTGGGAATACAAAGTAATGCAAAATAAAAATGCTAGCTATTATTTTCTTGAAGGCGGCAGAAGCAAAGACTGGATACCTTTATCTTATGAGCAATGTGAAATTGCCTGTAAAAATGTAAAAGGCTTCAACCTAGATATTAAATTGATATATGCTCTTAGAAGAAATTGGTTAAGAATAAAAAGTCGTCTCATTTACAAATAATTATTATGAATATAAGATATTATTTTTTTAAGTTTTAAAAAATATCGATAAGAGATATCAAAGCATAAATCTGTAAGACCATATCTGTTGAACATTTGATTCTCTATGATTTGGTGAGGGTTAATAATCATTTTTCTATACTTAGATATTTTTAAAGAGAAATCGTAGATATCAGAACGACTCATTGTGTTTGGATGAAGGCATACAGTCCATGTACCGAATGGTAAAGATCTAAACCTCCACAATTGCTGCGGTATCCATTTAAATCCAAATCTATAATATGGCCTATAGGAGAATCCATCTGTAATAACTTTTATCTGAGATACAGAATCTAAAGCTGATAAAGTTACCTTGTCAAAAGAATGACAAGGTGCCATAAATAAAACTGGTTTTATATCATTGTTCTCAAAAATATTTAAAGATCTAATTATTTTTTCCTTTTGTTCTCTTAGGCATAAGCCAACAAACTCTGATTTATTATTAAGTGGTAGAAACTGTGTATTTTCTGCATTGACATCATGGCATACATGGTTATAACCATGCAGCGCTATAATCCATCCCTTGGATTGCCACCGCCTAATTATCTCCCAGAAATCATTTATAAGTGGATTATAAAAGTTATCTTTATCCTCATTAAAAGGAATAACTCCTACTATGGGCTTAATAGAATTTTCATCTAATATCCTCTCTATCTCTTGCCAATGACTCTCTTTAAAGGTATGACAAGCATCATCTAACCGTAAAATATATTTAGTCATAGTCTTATCTAAATACCTTGATTAGGTCATAGATAAATAAAATGATATAACCAAGAGCACTAGAAGGCATTAAAGTTGAATATTCTTTAACCTCCTTACCATTAAAACCTAATTTAAACCTATCTATACCTTCCAAGTCATTATTCTTACTTATCCCTCCAAAATCATAAATTGAGAAACCAAGGGATTTAAATTTAACAATTGCATCCCAATGAAGTAATTTATTAGATCTAGCAACTAGATTTCTATCTTTAATTTTATACTCAATATTGCTACATGAATGATAGAGGCGAACCCTTTCTGAATCGTGAATATAACAATGGGCTGTCAAAGGATGCTTTTGGGAACCCTTTAAGCCCGAATAAGCAATAACAAGATTGCCACTTTCTTGCAACAGATATAGTTTCCTTTTATTACTAGTTCTTATCGATCTGCTATTCGCAAATTCATCAAAAAACTTTGAGAAAAGTTCAACATCCTTCTTAGTAGGCTTATCTATAATTACAACCTCAAGGCCATCCTTGTTTTTCGAACGATTAATTTCATACCTATAATTTTTTTTCATTTTTGACCAAATGGAATCAAGATCTCTTGAAAGATCGATAATCAATGTATTAAAATTGAATGATTTTTTTGTAATAAAGCCAGATTGAATAAAAACCAGAATATCTACTGAATCTTTTTTAATTACTTGAATATGAGGCAAGTCCTTTAGAAAATAAACCTCAGAAATTCTTATAGTAAAAAAGTTTCTTTTAATTATTATCATTATTCTTTATAGTTGATAAAGCCATAGATTAGGCAAGAGCTTGAGTATAGCTTAATTGTAAAGCATTATCAGAAAAGGAATAAAAGCAATGCAGCGAAGTAGACATAAAAGACTGACAAAGCATTTAACCGAGTTTTGTTAGAGTGATACTGCTTCTTCGATTCTCGTAAAAGTGAAAGAATCAAACATGTGCAAAGAAATTGCATCCAATGGAGCGGGTTGCTTATAGCAAATATCAACTGATACCAAAATCCATACTCATTAACTTTAATCAAGAAAATAAAAATTATTAGAAATAGAAATGCTAAAGAACGAACTTGAACAATATTCTTTTTATCCATAGCCCAATTAATTAAACGATCAAAAAATGCTCTTAATTTCCTCTGTAAATTATCCACGATTTTAAAATAATAGGAATACAATTTGTACTATAGGATAAAATAAACATTTTGTCCCCTTCAAGGAAATTGATTTATATTAAACTAGTAAATAAATATTATATTTTTATATCTAAAATTAAAATATGTTCTTTCCTCTATGTATACTTAAAGTTGCATGAATCATTAAGGCCTTCTTTTAATATGCCAAACCATGTTATTCATTACATTTAGAAAAATGGCTTTAAATGAGGTTACTAAGATTTTCACAAAATAATCAACATGAAATCAATCCTTCTAATTATTATTTTTGCAATGCTTTGGTCTAGCCCTGGCCTACGAGAAAGTACCGCTAATTTTTTGCGTATTACAGCTAATATTCTTTCTCCTACAGAGCAAAATGAAGATGAGTTGGAATTTCAATTTAAATTACCTTTTAAGAACAAGATTGATTCTCAAGACCAATAAATCAATTAGTAAAGCTTGTAACCATGGTCAGCATAATATGATTCAACATCAATCTATTGCTTTACATCTAGGTAGAATCGACTAGAGAAATGGTTTAGTTATATATAACCTATTTTTTCACTATGGAGAATTACCTTATACATACAGAATGGTCAGCTCCTTTAAATTTACCTGCGCCTGCTTGGGGAGTTCTGACATTAGTAGGATATTTTCTTTTCTGGCGAGTAGCTCAAAGGAGGTAAATCTATTACTTTCTTGTATCCTCCAAGTATGCAGAGCTTAAGATTTAAAATAGCTCCATTTGCGAAGTTGGCCTATCTTTTTTATCTATCTTCCATTCGGCTGAACTCCAAATACCTAGCATAGGTTCTAATGCTCTTAGTTCAAATAAGTCTTTAACGGAAACCAACCAATCTGCTTCTAATCCATTAGGAATAATTACTGGCATACGATGATGAAGTGGTTTTATCAATTCATTTGATTGGGTAGTTAAAACACAACAGCTTTCAAGCTCACTGCCATCAGATGACATCCATCGACTCCAAATTCCACCTAACCAAAAAGTTTTCAGGTCTTTCCTAGATATAATAAAATCTTTTTCAAAAAACCCATTTGCTGGGATAAGACACCTTTTGTATCTCCAACTACTCCTAAATATTTTTTTTTCAGAAACAGTTTCAGACCTAGCATTAAATGGTCTAGGTATATTTTCTTCAAAAGGGCTTTTAGCCCATTCTGATATATAGCCCCATATCATTAGTGCTGATGATATTTTACCTTCATTTTTTACTACCAAAACAGGGTCTGAAGGTCTAATTAATTCTTGTTTTGCATAATTTTGTTCAAAACCTTTTGGCAAGTTTTTTTTCAAGATAGTGGGTAGCTCTTTAAATTCAGTTGTCAGCTTATATCGTCCACACATAATGAAGAAGAATATGATAAAGATCCAAGTTGTCTAAAAAGTTATTTGAGAGTCAACAGGGAATGGGAGGTTTGCTCTTGCATTTAATTGACCTAGTTCAATACATACTGACAATCCAGTTATGTTTTTCCCGTCTTCAGCAAGTATTTCGGCCAAGCATCTTGCTGTTCCACCAGTAGCAATCAAATCATCAACAATAACGAAGTTTTTATAATTTTCTATGGATTTCTTCTGTATGCAAAGAGAATTACTCCCATATTCGAGCTCATAAGACTTTTCCAAAAGTTCACCTGGTAATTTACCAGGCTTTCTTGCTATGACCATTGGCTTAGACAACTTCATAGAGATTGCTGATCCGAAAATAAATCCTCTAGAATCTATTGCAATAATTGCATCTGCATCATCATAGAGCTTAGATCTCGACATGCTTTCTATAACGTCTGAAAAGGTCTGAGGGTTTTGCAAAAGAGGAGAAATATCCCTAAAAAGAATTCCTTGCTTAGGGAAGTCAACATAATCGGAAATAAAGTTTTCTAGGTTATTAGTCACAAAGAATTTATTAAAGGTTAGAAATGTTCTCTTTAATATATTTGATTATTAGATTCAGAGTCATTTATATATTCAGATGTTGCTTAATGCTCAAAGTATATTAACAACTATTTAAACTGAATAAACTACTTTAAAATTGAGTAATACTTCTTATTTTATTATCAATAAGAAGCTTTTTCATATTTGTTATTGGGACATTGAAAATCATCATATCAGTCAGCAAAAATATATCTTTGGTTCAAAAGCAAGAAGAAGATATTCTTAAAAAGCATTGAGTTAGAGTGAAAGTGTTTTTTCGAAACAACAATCAAGAAGATATCTATCGCAAGCAATAAGAACTCTCTTCAAAAATATTTAGAAAAACGCATCATTTTATTTTAGCCAACGCTTACTAATAAGAGGGAGCTTAGGCTCAGATATAGGCCCTGGCTTGGAACTGGCAATCCAAGATTCATAACAAGAATCCCAAGTCAAATCTATACATGTGCTCTTGTCAGTTTGGATTATTTTAAATGGCATTGAAGAGACTATAGAGATCATTTAAGTGGAGCCAATAGACGCTATCACTATAGTACACACTTACTACTAGATAGCAATAGAGGATCTTGGCGAAATTGATCTAGCTTCCTAGCTGGAATAAATGTCTAATTAGAAATCGCCATGAAAGAATGGCTTTATTTAATAAAGAGTAATAGCATTTATTAATTTTCTTTATTCATATTTATAATTCGAGAAAAGATATTTATTGCTTAAGGAGGATATTTTGGGAAAGAAGCTTAAACCGTATCAAGCTAATCATCCGATGACCCGGTATCCTGTCCAGTCTGGTTCCATAGCATCATGCCTGCCTAACGAATCATATTTCAAGGAAACTGAATAATCCTGCAAGCAGTCAATCAAAGCATGATTATCTTTGTGAATTTTATTTACCGATTGAGTCCATTTGAAGCATGCTTTTTTTTTAGCAATTTGTATAGTTGGGGCCACTACTAATTCAAAGTGATGATGTTCAAGCATGTCAGATGGCCTATATCCTCCAAAATTAAGGAACCAGAGCCTATTAACTTCAGGAGTAGCAACGTTATTTGATTTCACCAGTGAAACTCTAAAGCCATTTACAAATTTAATTAACTTGTAGCTATCTAGATGAAGCCCTTGAGATATTCCTATCCATTCAGATTGCAACTGCGGAAAAGTGGCCTCAATTGTTTCACCTATAACCCAACGCACATCATGCATTTCTACATTTCCACCCAATATTTTTCCTCCTAATACCACAATAAAGAGATTCATTTAAAAATTTCATTAAAACTTCACTCTAATGATGATTGATAATTATTTATTTTGTTTAACTCTAGTATTCATCGTATTGTTTTTGTGAATTAATTCTTTAACTTTTTTGCTATTTCCTTAGTTATTTTACTTGGTATACCTTGGATCTCCCATTACACTTTCTAACAGCCCATTCAATCGGAGATTTTATGCTTTCTTGTTCAACACATATAGTTTGATAATTAGCCCATTTAGCAACTGGTCGCAAACTCAGAGCAATTAATAAAAAGCTTAAAGCACATATCATCAAAGCAAAGCCAAGATAGATTTTAATCCAATCGAATTTCATTTTTTCTCTAGCTCCAATAATAAAATTTTAAATGAAAGAAGAGCAATTAGCACTAATAATAGTTTCATGAACTGTTTTTTGCAGTCATATTCATTGATTTTTAAAAAGCATTCTTATATCTTGCCTATCTAATTGATTACATTGATTAGATAGAGCCTCCTTTTGATTCGAAGACTTGATAAATCAGTATTAAAAGCGCGACACTTAAATATATAAGAAAAAATTTTCAAATGCCTTCTTTAGTTAATTTACTGCTTTACCTACTTGGAGGAGCAGCTTTGGGGACTCTAATGCTTATTACTGGTATCCCCGCTGGTCCACTCTTAGGAGCTATTTTAGGAGCAGGGTTGTTAAGCATTAGTGGTCAACTTGAAATTGCCAATTGGCCTTTAGGTACAAAAACTTTACTCGGAATAGCTATTGGAACAGTTATAGGAACAGGTATTAATAGAGAAACCCTGGGAGAATTGCAATCACTATGGAAACCTGCTTTAGTTATAACTTTTACTCTTTTAATAACTGGAATTCTTGTTGCATTATTGATTAGTAAGTACCTAGGCGTAGATAAAGTTGTTGCAATATTAGGCGCTGCCCCTGGGGGTACTATAGGCATGAGCCTTGTTGGAGCAGAATTTGGTGTTGGTGCGGCTGTTGCCGCTTTACATGCAGTCAGATTAATAACCGTTCTTTTTTTGATACCTACAATAGTAAATTTACTTGATCCAGGTAGAGGCATTGGCATCCCTAAATAACGTCTGAAACGGTCTAACTAAATGCTTCAATGTTATTCATACAAAAATCAACTATTAATTGTTGGTATTCAACTCATAGGGATCCAGATTTTTAAAACCAATTATTACTGGTAAGAATCTTCTTTAGTTAATCTGATCAATAGCTTACATTTGGAAGATTTTGTTAATGGGAGGGACAACAAAAGATTGTTTAGCTAATTTATAAGAAGTTTCATTACGGAGGTGATCCATTGTCGTATCTACCGATCGGTCAAAAGTCAATGGGAAGCAAAAAAATTGACTACTCAATGACTCCTGCCTTGAAAGGTTTCATCATTAATAGGTTTATATAGATTCTCATTTAGACCTATTAAAAAAGGAGCTGGTTACAATGTATCCAGCTCCTTTTTATATACATAGCTTCATATCAGAAACAATCAGTGCTTAGAATATGCGTTCCTTCATCCCTTCCCTTGATTTTGATTGTTTTTTACACAGTTTAAAGCAGGACTGCTCTTTATCCTCTGAGCTCATCAATTTCATCAAAAGCATCGGAGAATTCTCAATCGTTACTAAAATTGCCTTTTAGGCCAGCTATTTAAGCTTCTTATGCAAGAAAGAGATTAGTCCATTGAATTCTTCTACCAAGACTAAGGAGCCAATAAATAAGAAGAGGTAAGTATTGATAAATTTCTTATATCAAAAGAAAAGTGACGATTTTTCATACTCCTTGGATTCCCCTTCTAATTGAGGATTAAATCCTAAGATAAAGATATATTTAAAAACCTTGTTATTTTACCCTTGCCTAATTTGTTACCTAGGCGTATCTTTGTAGCAAGATATACTGTAAAAAGTTGCCAAAACAGCAATCAAAATTAATTTCTGTCCCTTGGGACTCAGCGAAAGAGAGTCGAAAGTCCTGGACTTTAAAGAAAGGTTCAGAGCAAGTTAAGTTTAGCAGGTGTCCAATGGACAACAGCTCTTTCAATATTCAAAAAGATCAAGAAAGGGTTCTTACTCTTCAATCATTTCAAGCAAGGGATACCTACAGGAAATTAATAGAGAATGGCTATAAACTTGGACGCTAATCCATTTAATATAATTTTAAAAGGGAAATATTCAGTTATTTTTGCTTGCAAGGGTTCAGAATTTGACTTTACCAATATTAGAATTAAGAAAAGTTCTAAAAAAGGATAATGTAGGAAAACTAGGTTTCTCAAAAATTTCAACTATCAAAAACAATCAAATAATATGAGATAAATCTCTTTCAAAAGATGATTGTCATCTAATATCATCTGCACTAATCAGTATAGCCATCGTCGTCTTGAGAATGAATTCTGTGAGGAGTATTGCCTGTCTGCTCATACCAGGGATGCACAAATGCCTCTTTATCAGAGTAAACTTCACTCTTTAATTCATCTAACAAGGATTCAAGGCCTTGAATAATCCTCTTTAGATTTCTTTTTTCCATTATTTAAAAGAATATCTTTTATTATTCTAATAACCTTAATTAATCTTCTTCTACATATTTACTGATAATTTTTCAATTTAATTATATTTTTACTTTTACAGGAGAAAGTCTTTAGAGATATTTAGGAGTCTCATTCAACAAGTCACAAAAGAGGGGTGAAGCATAGACATCAAAACCTGACTAGGAAAAACTGTTTTATAGACAAACAAAGTCGGAGGAAGAACTGTTCAAATTGGTTCAGCATGTGATTATTATAAAAGTCCTTTAGCCGTCTCTCAAATTACATTCATATTAAAAGCTATTTCAAAATTCAACCTTTGACTTTTCAGATTCTGGACTTTTAAAAAAGCAATAAAGTTTTTTAGAATGCCATATTTAAATTTCTTTTAGAACTCTCAAGAAAACCTTAGCTATTGAATCAATATTTTCAAATGTAAAATGGGTAGGCAAGCGAAGATCGAAAACCTCTGATAAATATCTTTTAGTATTTGGTAGCTCAACATTATCTAAATTAAGAAATTTCCAGTTTTGATATAATCTTGCATTTGTATTATTTTCGCCTCCGAAGTAACTTATTGGAATACCGGATTTGTTTAAATCAAACTTTAATTTATTATACAAATTATCTTTTATTTTTATACGCATTTGAACAGAGTCTCTTACAGGTCTAATTTGTATTTGATTCTTTGGAAAATCAATTGATTTATTAATAGAGAGTGCTTCTACAAATTGAGTATAATTTCTATTTACATGCTTAATTCTTAACTCTATACCTTGTATCTGTGGAATAGCTAATGCTGCAACAATATTACTCATTCGAACATTAAATACAGGTAATTTGTTTTTATATTTATCTGCAATATCTAGGTTTTTAGAAGAATGTAGAGTGTAGTTTGACTCGTATGATCCAGACATGAATACTGCCTTCCAAAACAAATCAGGATCATTAGTTACTAAAACACCGCCTTCTCCAGCATTAATAATTTTGTATGACTGTAAAGAATAAACTCCAGCCAATCCAAAGGTACCTGCATGTTTACCATTCCATGTAACACCTAAAGCATGAGCTGCATCTTCAATTAAACAAATAGAATGTCTTTTACAGATTCTCACAACTTCATCCATATCACACAAATGGCCTCGCATATGAGATAAGAGAAGGTATTTAGCACCTGAGGAAATTATTTTCAATTCCAAATCGTCTAAATCAATAACATATTGTTTAGTAATATCTACAAGGATCGCTTCAGCACCACATTGAACAACTGCACTAGGTACTGCAGTAAAAGTAAATGCTGGGATAAGTACCTTTGACTTAGAGCTTACGCCAACAGCTTTTAAAGCTAAAAAGATTGCATTAGTTGCAGATGAAACACCAAGTGCAAAATCTATATTTAAATACTCAGAGATGATCTTTTCAAAAATATTTACAGGGCTCTCTTCGTCCTTATATTGATATCTAAATAGTTTTTTAGAGCTAATAACCTTTTGGATAGAGGGGTCTACCATTCCTACATCCAATTCAGCTTCCCAAGAAATCTTTTCTATTTTCATAAATTAATACTATTATTAGTATTAATTTAGCTAAGAAGAAACTATATCTACAGAATTAGAAATAATTTAATCATGATCTTATTATTTTTCTATATTTTAAAGCAATGCTAATTCATCCTTAACAAGAGTATTCAATAAAAAATAATCAAATTCAAACTGCAAAAAGGATAGTAAATATATTTATTAAAAGTTATTATTATAAAAAATTTATTAGTTATCTTGAAAATAAAATCATTTTGATATTCTTCATAGTTTATTCATTATTCCTATGAGTTGCACATGGCATCCACAGATTTCCCATCTTATGTATACCTGAGCAGCCTAATTTTCGAGCCTCTATTTGAGCCCTCGCTCTAGAAGGATAGGCATATATATTTTTTAATGATGAAGCACCAGGATCATCAATTGTTTGTTCAAGAGCTGCACTTTCTGGACTCCATACCTTA
Proteins encoded:
- a CDS encoding cobyric acid synthase, translating into MVLGTSSGAGKSLMVTAICRLLLRQGKTPIPFKGQNMSNNAWVDNNGGEMAYSQAVQAWASGLEPICSMNPILLKPQGDCTSEIIHKGKSVGISSASEYYENWFISGWEVIQKAIKELSNSYKDSFFVVEGAGSPVEINLQHKDLTNLKLAKYLNAKCILVADIERGGVFAQIIGTLALLKPSERSLIKGIIINRFRGDIALFNEGRKWLEKETKIPILGIMPWLNEIFPAEDSMDLIEMKRTKSNTEIEIGVIRLPSISNFSDLEPLEAESTVQIKWIEVGEDIGNPDALIIPGSKQTIKDLKNIYSKGLHKQIKSFAESGGYILGICGGLQILGKTLEDPLGLESTICSKYQGLGLLPINTTFNSNKFLSKRKVVTNWPAKSKVNGFELHHGKSNAIEESTQKAQPIFRDSTLGWISGEKDTLNIAGIYLHGIFDNGEWRRLWLNEIRKRKGLKELPITFTNYTEKRNHVIDLLTDEFEKHVNLNSIFNNEV
- a CDS encoding 2Fe-2S iron-sulfur cluster-binding protein, whose translation is MKSEALEIVWPNGARSKVIPGSDWLLEAKKAGVTIPTGCLTGSCGACEIEVNGKIIRACINSIEKSDFNKLKVDFYYDPFW
- a CDS encoding DUF7326 family protein translates to MKTQEISYKDLSKSQLDILKDVYVESRVKLMSNEEIKDFVKTILEDQIKGTVGNEEEREAWKEMKDFFKNEFNQQIELVKQKCPSSIDLLADPKQDESDRRMELLEKRKEENEQKVKDMW
- a CDS encoding glycosyltransferase, whose product is MKIDVIIPTLNSSKTIEKSLESVIRAKSHYESIEIKVLVADGGSVDNTKSIIKNYKNKLDIAIVSESDTSPEEGISKAFIKSTGDYTIVIGSDDYISEDYFQDMESFDATKKQILLPKRFVILKKDLNNNLIVKKIKSPRRKFLHRYTVPLPGFGWIGRTAYLKEFIKSRNDKLFTKNYEIASDSELFVDLINAGWEYKVMQNKNASYYFLEGGRSKDWIPLSYEQCEIACKNVKGFNLDIKLIYALRRNWLRIKSRLIYK
- a CDS encoding DUF2334 domain-containing protein produces the protein MTKYILRLDDACHTFKESHWQEIERILDENSIKPIVGVIPFNEDKDNFYNPLINDFWEIIRRWQSKGWIIALHGYNHVCHDVNAENTQFLPLNNKSEFVGLCLREQKEKIIRSLNIFENNDIKPVLFMAPCHSFDKVTLSALDSVSQIKVITDGFSYRPYYRFGFKWIPQQLWRFRSLPFGTWTVCLHPNTMSRSDIYDFSLKISKYRKMIINPHQIIENQMFNRYGLTDLCFDISYRYFLKLKKIISYIHNNYL
- a CDS encoding peptidoglycan bridge formation glycyltransferase FemA/FemB family protein, which codes for MPHIQVIKKDSVDILVFIQSGFITKKSFNFNTLIIDLSRDLDSIWSKMKKNYRYEINRSKNKDGLEVVIIDKPTKKDVELFSKFFDEFANSRSIRTSNKRKLYLLQESGNLVIAYSGLKGSQKHPLTAHCYIHDSERVRLYHSCSNIEYKIKDRNLVARSNKLLHWDAIVKFKSLGFSIYDFGGISKNNDLEGIDRFKLGFNGKEVKEYSTLMPSSALGYIILFIYDLIKVFR
- a CDS encoding SOS response-associated peptidase — translated: MCGRYKLTTEFKELPTILKKNLPKGFEQNYAKQELIRPSDPVLVVKNEGKISSALMIWGYISEWAKSPFEENIPRPFNARSETVSEKKIFRSSWRYKRCLIPANGFFEKDFIISRKDLKTFWLGGIWSRWMSSDGSELESCCVLTTQSNELIKPLHHRMPVIIPNGLEADWLVSVKDLFELRALEPMLGIWSSAEWKIDKKDRPTSQMELF
- a CDS encoding adenine phosphoribosyltransferase, producing MTNNLENFISDYVDFPKQGILFRDISPLLQNPQTFSDVIESMSRSKLYDDADAIIAIDSRGFIFGSAISMKLSKPMVIARKPGKLPGELLEKSYELEYGSNSLCIQKKSIENYKNFVIVDDLIATGGTARCLAEILAEDGKNITGLSVCIELGQLNARANLPFPVDSQITF
- a CDS encoding DUF1543 domain-containing protein, translating into MNLFIVVLGGKILGGNVEMHDVRWVIGETIEATFPQLQSEWIGISQGLHLDSYKLIKFVNGFRVSLVKSNNVATPEVNRLWFLNFGGYRPSDMLEHHHFELVVAPTIQIAKKKACFKWTQSVNKIHKDNHALIDCLQDYSVSLKYDSLGRHDAMEPDWTGYRVIG
- a CDS encoding AbrB family transcriptional regulator; this translates as MPSLVNLLLYLLGGAALGTLMLITGIPAGPLLGAILGAGLLSISGQLEIANWPLGTKTLLGIAIGTVIGTGINRETLGELQSLWKPALVITFTLLITGILVALLISKYLGVDKVVAILGAAPGGTIGMSLVGAEFGVGAAVAALHAVRLITVLFLIPTIVNLLDPGRGIGIPK
- a CDS encoding DegT/DnrJ/EryC1/StrS family aminotransferase — its product is MKIEKISWEAELDVGMVDPSIQKVISSKKLFRYQYKDEESPVNIFEKIISEYLNIDFALGVSSATNAIFLALKAVGVSSKSKVLIPAFTFTAVPSAVVQCGAEAILVDITKQYVIDLDDLELKIISSGAKYLLLSHMRGHLCDMDEVVRICKRHSICLIEDAAHALGVTWNGKHAGTFGLAGVYSLQSYKIINAGEGGVLVTNDPDLFWKAVFMSGSYESNYTLHSSKNLDIADKYKNKLPVFNVRMSNIVAALAIPQIQGIELRIKHVNRNYTQFVEALSINKSIDFPKNQIQIRPVRDSVQMRIKIKDNLYNKLKFDLNKSGIPISYFGGENNTNARLYQNWKFLNLDNVELPNTKRYLSEVFDLRLPTHFTFENIDSIAKVFLRVLKEI